A window of Streptomyces gilvosporeus contains these coding sequences:
- a CDS encoding M56 family metallopeptidase — MIVAVWIPLLIPLLAVPAARRLAAWLPPRAAAWLLAGCAAALAACATAALGLLAAAGALRLPAVAALGHLVLPLPGPDPDVTVPVACAAGALLAGCALAAGRRALAHRAGLRTARRAVGARAAAGDLCVLPDAAPDAYALPGRPGRIVVTAGMLRALAPDEREALFAHERAHLAGRHHLFLLTATLAAACHPLLRGLRAPLEYALERWADESAAVRVGDRALTARAIGRAALAARPGAHRPGAALAATAGPVPRRVAALLAPGRPPARPRRAGRRLVGAALLCCVVFSAASALEAATDLHQSVEAAQAQKRW, encoded by the coding sequence GTGATCGTCGCCGTCTGGATCCCGCTGCTGATACCGCTGCTCGCCGTACCGGCCGCCCGGCGGCTCGCGGCCTGGCTGCCGCCGCGCGCCGCCGCCTGGCTGCTGGCCGGCTGCGCCGCCGCGCTGGCCGCCTGTGCGACCGCGGCGCTGGGACTGCTGGCCGCCGCCGGGGCACTGCGGCTGCCCGCCGTCGCCGCGCTCGGCCATCTCGTGCTGCCGCTGCCCGGCCCCGATCCGGACGTGACCGTCCCGGTGGCCTGCGCCGCGGGCGCCCTGCTGGCGGGGTGCGCGCTCGCGGCCGGCCGTCGCGCGCTGGCCCACCGCGCCGGTCTGCGCACCGCCCGCCGCGCCGTCGGCGCCCGTGCCGCGGCCGGTGATCTGTGCGTCCTGCCCGATGCCGCACCGGACGCCTACGCCCTTCCGGGCCGGCCGGGCCGGATCGTGGTGACCGCGGGGATGCTGCGCGCACTGGCCCCGGACGAACGCGAGGCGCTCTTCGCGCACGAGCGCGCCCATCTGGCCGGGCGCCATCACCTCTTCCTGCTCACCGCCACGCTCGCCGCGGCGTGCCACCCGCTGCTGCGGGGGCTGCGCGCGCCCCTGGAGTACGCGCTGGAGCGCTGGGCCGACGAATCCGCCGCCGTCCGGGTCGGCGACCGGGCCCTGACGGCCCGCGCCATCGGGCGCGCGGCCCTGGCCGCCCGCCCCGGGGCCCACCGTCCCGGCGCCGCCCTCGCCGCCACCGCAGGACCGGTCCCCCGCCGGGTCGCCGCGCTGCTCGCCCCCGGGCGCCCGCCGGCCCGTCCGCGGCGGGCCGGCCGCCGCCTGGTCGGCGCGGCGCTGCTGTGCTGTGTGGTGTTCTCGGCGGCGTCCGCGCTGGAGGCCGCGACCGATCTGCATCAGTCCGTGGAGGCCGCGCAGGCGCAGAAGCGCTGGTGA
- a CDS encoding BlaI/MecI/CopY family transcriptional regulator, whose product MPETPHTPQAPGSPPAPRRPAGELEAGVLGALWAATGPLSPAEVQGALGGRLARTTVTTILTRLYGKGAVTRTRAGRGYAYSPIQDSAGLAARRMRSELDKQDDRGTALARFVSQLTSEDERLLRSLLDEADGRRESGSGDGGEGAGGDGAGGDGAAP is encoded by the coding sequence ATGCCGGAGACACCTCACACACCGCAGGCCCCCGGTTCACCTCCCGCGCCCCGGCGCCCCGCCGGCGAGCTGGAGGCCGGCGTACTGGGGGCGCTGTGGGCGGCCACGGGTCCGCTGAGCCCCGCCGAGGTGCAGGGCGCGCTGGGCGGGCGGCTCGCCCGTACGACCGTCACGACGATCCTCACCCGGCTGTACGGCAAGGGGGCGGTGACCCGCACCCGGGCCGGGCGGGGCTATGCGTACTCGCCGATACAGGACTCGGCGGGGCTGGCCGCGCGCCGGATGCGCAGCGAACTGGACAAGCAGGACGACCGGGGCACCGCGCTGGCCCGTTTCGTCTCGCAGCTGACCAGCGAGGACGAGCGGCTGCTGCGTTCGCTGCTGGACGAGGCGGACGGGCGGCGGGAGAGCGGCTCCGGGGACGGCGGAGAAGGGGCCGGCGGGGACGGAGCCGGTGGGGACGGGGCCGCCCCGTGA
- the gcvH gene encoding glycine cleavage system protein GcvH: MSNPQQLRYSKEHEWLSAAEDGVSTVGITEHAANALGDVVYVELPEVGKEITAGETCGELESTKSVSDLYAPVNGEIVEINEDVVADPSLVNSAPFEGGWLFKVKISGEPGELLSADEYAAFIQS; encoded by the coding sequence ATGAGCAACCCCCAGCAGCTGCGCTACAGCAAGGAGCACGAGTGGCTGTCGGCCGCCGAGGACGGCGTCTCGACGGTCGGCATCACCGAGCACGCCGCCAACGCGCTCGGCGATGTGGTCTACGTGGAGCTTCCCGAGGTCGGCAAGGAGATCACGGCGGGCGAGACCTGCGGTGAGCTGGAGTCGACCAAGTCGGTCAGCGATCTCTACGCCCCCGTCAACGGCGAGATCGTCGAGATCAACGAGGACGTCGTGGCCGACCCCTCGCTGGTGAACTCCGCCCCCTTCGAGGGCGGTTGGCTGTTCAAGGTGAAGATCAGCGGCGAGCCGGGCGAGCTGCTGTCGGCCGACGAGTACGCCGCCTTCATCCAGAGCTGA
- a CDS encoding GH25 family lysozyme: protein MLHGVDVSSYNTSFSTQGLDFVFVKATEGRSYINPNQSAQAAKARAAGCVVGFYHFLWPGNITAQAEYFVEKCASVHGDLLAVDWETTGSGTHASNAQKDQFLREVKKLRPTHRVMLYCNRDFWLNHDTTSYAGDGLWIADYVTAGHPRIKAKWRIHQYTDSPLDKDVAAFGSRAELKKWAHPA from the coding sequence ATGCTGCATGGTGTCGATGTCAGTTCGTACAACACCTCGTTCTCCACCCAGGGGCTGGACTTCGTCTTCGTGAAGGCCACCGAGGGCCGCTCCTACATCAATCCGAACCAGTCGGCGCAGGCGGCGAAGGCCCGTGCGGCGGGCTGCGTGGTCGGCTTCTACCACTTCCTGTGGCCGGGGAACATCACCGCGCAGGCGGAGTACTTCGTCGAGAAGTGCGCCTCGGTGCACGGCGACCTCCTGGCCGTCGACTGGGAGACCACCGGCTCGGGGACGCATGCGAGCAACGCGCAGAAGGACCAGTTCCTGAGGGAGGTCAAGAAGCTGCGGCCCACGCATCGCGTGATGCTCTACTGCAACCGCGATTTCTGGCTCAACCACGACACCACGTCCTATGCCGGGGACGGACTGTGGATCGCCGACTACGTCACCGCCGGGCATCCGCGGATCAAGGCGAAGTGGCGGATCCACCAGTACACCGACAGCCCGCTGGACAAGGACGTCGCCGCCTTCGGGAGCCGGGCCGAGCTCAAGAAATGGGCGCACCCGGCATAA
- a CDS encoding glycosyltransferase family 4 protein → MKITLLLHNAYAIGGTVRTTFNLAAALAAQHEVEIVSMMRHREVPRFTPDPRVRLVPLVDTRVGSDDMADPLFSEPARDFPAAEKRHHQYSRLIDVRVAEFLRTTDAEVLIGTRPGINVYLARFGPRRALRIAQEHLRHDAHAKRLRAELARHYRGLDALVTTTEADAAVYRRRMPLPGVRVLAVPNIVPAPDQTPSDGDAPLIAAAGRLVRGKRFDLLIEAFSAVAAKHPEWRLRIHGGGAEREALQGLIDGLGLTGRAELTGPVSPIEAEFAKASIVASASDAESFGMTLVEAMRCGVPVVSTDCPLGPAEIIDSGHDGLLVPTGDGRALAAGLLELIEDPARRRQMATAALDSARRYDPEPIADRYRQLFEQLRATRRSRALRRALGGARLRLGRLVRGGLRRLKRAGGAAG, encoded by the coding sequence ATGAAGATCACCCTGCTGCTGCACAACGCGTACGCCATCGGCGGCACCGTCCGCACCACCTTCAACCTCGCGGCGGCCCTCGCCGCGCAGCACGAGGTGGAGATCGTCTCGATGATGCGGCACCGCGAGGTCCCCCGGTTCACCCCGGACCCGCGGGTGCGCCTGGTGCCCCTGGTGGACACCCGGGTCGGCAGCGACGACATGGCCGATCCGCTCTTCTCCGAACCGGCCCGCGACTTTCCCGCCGCGGAGAAGCGGCACCACCAGTACAGCCGGCTGATCGACGTCCGGGTCGCGGAGTTCCTGCGCACGACCGACGCCGAGGTGCTGATCGGGACGCGTCCGGGGATCAACGTCTATCTCGCCCGCTTCGGGCCGCGCCGGGCCCTGCGGATCGCCCAGGAGCATCTGCGCCACGATGCGCACGCCAAGCGGCTGCGGGCCGAGCTCGCCCGCCACTACCGGGGGCTGGACGCCCTGGTCACCACCACCGAGGCCGATGCCGCGGTCTACCGCAGGCGGATGCCGCTGCCGGGCGTCCGCGTACTGGCCGTGCCCAACATCGTGCCCGCACCCGACCAGACGCCCTCCGACGGCGATGCGCCGCTGATCGCCGCGGCCGGCCGGCTGGTCCGCGGCAAGCGCTTCGACCTGCTGATAGAGGCGTTCTCCGCGGTCGCCGCCAAGCACCCCGAGTGGCGTCTGCGCATCCACGGCGGCGGCGCCGAGCGGGAGGCCCTCCAGGGGCTGATCGACGGGCTCGGGCTCACCGGGCGGGCCGAGCTGACCGGGCCGGTCTCGCCGATCGAGGCGGAGTTCGCCAAGGCGTCGATCGTGGCGTCGGCCTCGGACGCCGAGTCGTTCGGGATGACCCTCGTCGAGGCGATGCGCTGCGGCGTGCCGGTCGTCAGCACCGACTGCCCGCTGGGCCCGGCCGAGATCATCGACAGCGGCCACGACGGGCTGCTGGTGCCGACCGGCGACGGGCGGGCGCTGGCCGCCGGGCTGCTGGAGCTGATCGAGGATCCCGCGCGGCGCCGGCAGATGGCGACGGCCGCGCTGGACAGCGCCCGCCGCTACGACCCCGAGCCGATCGCCGACCGCTACCGCCAGCTCTTCGAGCAGCTGCGGGCCACCCGGCGCAGCCGGGCGCTGCGGCGCGCGCTGGGCGGGGCCCGGCTGCGCCTGGGCAGGCTGGTGCGGGGCGGGCTGCGACGGCTGAAGCGTGCGGGCGGCGCGGCGGGCTGA
- a CDS encoding phosphatase PAP2 family protein, translating to MHDLALGGASIDGGLYTRITDLAQRAPHTLNTVISYGTDYGLGLFAVLMLLAWWRARPADARRMALVLATPVVVVAAYLANDVIKSFFDEQRPCQTLHTVTVEACPGIGDWSFPSNHSAVAAAAAVALILCGSRLGRIAVPAALLMAASRVWVGAHYPHDVVAGLLTGALVAWALMRLAHRAAPAVERVRATRLRPLVAVR from the coding sequence ATGCACGACCTCGCCCTCGGCGGAGCCTCGATAGACGGCGGGCTGTACACCCGGATCACCGACCTGGCCCAGCGCGCCCCGCACACCCTGAACACCGTCATCTCCTACGGGACCGACTACGGCCTGGGCCTCTTCGCCGTGCTGATGCTGCTCGCCTGGTGGCGGGCCCGCCCGGCCGACGCCCGCCGGATGGCCCTGGTGCTGGCCACCCCGGTGGTGGTCGTCGCCGCCTACCTGGCCAACGACGTGATCAAGTCCTTCTTCGACGAACAGCGCCCCTGCCAGACGCTGCACACCGTCACCGTCGAAGCCTGCCCCGGCATCGGCGACTGGTCCTTCCCCAGCAACCACTCCGCGGTCGCCGCGGCCGCCGCCGTCGCCCTGATCCTGTGCGGCAGCCGGCTCGGCCGGATCGCGGTCCCCGCCGCCCTCCTGATGGCCGCCTCCCGCGTCTGGGTCGGCGCCCACTACCCGCACGACGTCGTCGCCGGTCTGCTGACCGGCGCGCTGGTCGCGTGGGCGCTGATGCGCCTCGCCCACCGGGCGGCGCCGGCCGTCGAGCGGGTCCGCGCCACCCGGCTGCGCCCCCTGGTGGCGGTCCGGTGA
- a CDS encoding sensor histidine kinase, producing the protein MPGSGGRRPAAGVRRLAGRLRAWLRTRKPASLRTTFALAFAAGAAAVTVLVGFLSYDAAARLVRVDEKSVFSEVVRDLRTQVQERTFGPRDYLTVDPDHDGPRDDLIRPTRTDVQVLGADGRIVDPGRPALPAGPGERRIAGYDRAGRYAQREATVGDDEYHMATVALGGGRGAVQVAQKFSGTEDLLSQLQQRTALLAAVVIACSGAAGWWLARRITGRLVRLTSVAESVAEDGRLDVPVPVAGRDEVARLGRAFDDMLGRLASSVEDQQRLVQDAGHELRTPLTSLRTNISLLRRFEDLPPEARDELLADLAGEARELSDLVNELVGLAAGRRDDDPLADVRLSDVAEKAAASARRRTGREITVDAVRPAEVEGRPDALHRALTNLLENAAKFDAGGTEPIEVHVTGTRIEVLDRGPGLAASDLTRVFDRFYRAPAARGLPGSGLGLAIVREIAAAHGGHAFAAHRAGGGAVLGFTVGRGSGHDPAAAR; encoded by the coding sequence ATGCCCGGGTCCGGCGGCCGCCGGCCCGCCGCCGGTGTGCGGCGCCTGGCCGGCCGGCTGCGCGCCTGGCTGCGTACCCGTAAACCGGCCAGTCTGCGCACCACCTTCGCGCTCGCCTTCGCCGCCGGGGCCGCCGCGGTCACCGTCCTGGTCGGCTTCCTGAGCTACGACGCCGCGGCCCGGCTGGTGCGGGTGGACGAGAAGTCGGTGTTCTCGGAGGTCGTGAGGGATCTGCGGACCCAGGTCCAGGAGCGGACGTTCGGGCCCCGGGACTATCTGACCGTCGACCCCGACCACGACGGACCGCGCGACGACCTCATCCGCCCCACCCGCACCGACGTCCAGGTGCTGGGCGCCGACGGCCGGATCGTGGACCCGGGGCGCCCGGCGCTGCCCGCCGGCCCCGGGGAGCGCAGGATCGCCGGATACGACCGGGCCGGACGGTACGCCCAGCGGGAGGCGACGGTCGGCGACGACGAGTACCACATGGCGACCGTCGCTCTCGGCGGCGGGCGCGGCGCCGTGCAGGTCGCGCAGAAGTTCAGCGGGACCGAGGACCTGCTCTCCCAGCTCCAGCAGCGCACCGCCCTCCTGGCCGCCGTGGTGATCGCCTGCTCCGGGGCGGCCGGCTGGTGGCTGGCCCGCCGGATCACCGGCCGGCTGGTCCGGCTCACCTCCGTCGCCGAGAGCGTGGCCGAGGACGGGCGCCTGGACGTCCCGGTCCCGGTGGCGGGCCGCGACGAGGTCGCCCGGCTGGGGCGGGCCTTCGACGACATGCTCGGGCGGCTGGCCAGCTCCGTCGAGGACCAGCAGCGGCTCGTCCAGGACGCGGGCCACGAACTGCGCACCCCGCTGACCTCGCTGCGTACCAACATCTCGCTGCTGCGGCGGTTCGAGGACCTGCCGCCCGAGGCCCGCGACGAACTCCTGGCCGACCTCGCCGGGGAGGCCCGCGAACTGTCCGACCTGGTCAACGAGCTGGTCGGGCTCGCGGCCGGCCGCCGGGACGACGATCCGCTCGCCGATGTGCGCCTGTCCGACGTCGCCGAGAAGGCCGCCGCCTCCGCCCGCCGCCGGACCGGCCGCGAGATCACCGTCGACGCCGTCCGCCCCGCCGAGGTCGAGGGCCGCCCCGACGCCCTCCACCGCGCCCTGACCAACCTCCTGGAGAACGCCGCCAAATTCGACGCCGGCGGCACCGAACCCATCGAGGTCCACGTCACCGGCACCCGTATCGAGGTCCTGGACCGCGGCCCTGGCCTCGCCGCCTCCGACCTCACCCGGGTGTTCGACCGCTTCTACCGCGCCCCGGCGGCCCGCGGACTGCCGGGCTCGGGCCTGGGCCTGGCCATCGTCCGCGAAATCGCCGCCGCCCACGGGGGGCACGCCTTCGCCGCGCACCGGGCCGGAGGCGGGGCGGTGCTCGGCTTCACCGTGGGGCGCGGGTCGGGCCACGATCCGGCCGCGGCCCGCTGA
- the glyA gene encoding serine hydroxymethyltransferase: MSLLNSSLHELDPDVAAAVDAELHRQQSTLEMIASENFAPVAVMEAQGSVLTNKYAEGYPGRRYYGGCEHVDVVEQIAIDRIKALFGAEAANVQPHSGAQANAAAMFALIKPGDTILGLNLAHGGHLTHGMKINFSGKLYNVVPYHVDEKTNLVDMDEVERLAKEHRPKLIVAGWSAYPRQLDFAAFRRIADEVGAYLMVDMAHFAGLVAAGLHPSPVPHAHVVTTTTHKTLGGPRGGVILSTQELAKKINSAVFPGQQGGPLEHVIAAKAVSFKVAASEEFKERQQRTLDGARILAERLVQPDVTEVGVSVLSGGTDVHLVLVDLRNSELDGQQAEDRLHEVGITVNRNAIPNDPRPPMVTSGLRIGTPALATRGFTAEDFREVADIIAEALKPSYDTDALKARVTALAEKHPLYPSL; the protein is encoded by the coding sequence ATGTCTCTTCTCAACAGCTCCCTCCACGAGCTCGACCCCGACGTCGCCGCCGCCGTCGACGCCGAGCTCCACCGCCAGCAGTCCACCCTCGAAATGATCGCGTCGGAGAACTTCGCCCCCGTCGCCGTCATGGAGGCCCAGGGCTCCGTCCTCACCAACAAGTACGCCGAGGGCTACCCCGGCCGCCGCTACTACGGCGGCTGCGAGCACGTCGACGTCGTCGAGCAGATCGCCATCGACCGCATCAAGGCGCTCTTCGGCGCCGAGGCCGCCAACGTCCAGCCGCACTCCGGTGCGCAGGCCAACGCCGCCGCGATGTTCGCGCTGATCAAGCCGGGCGACACCATCCTGGGTCTCAACCTCGCGCACGGCGGGCACCTGACCCACGGCATGAAGATCAACTTCAGCGGCAAGCTGTACAACGTCGTCCCCTACCACGTCGACGAGAAGACCAACCTGGTCGACATGGACGAGGTCGAGCGCCTGGCCAAGGAGCACCGCCCCAAGCTGATCGTGGCCGGCTGGTCCGCCTACCCGCGCCAGCTGGACTTCGCCGCCTTCCGCCGGATCGCCGACGAGGTCGGTGCGTACCTGATGGTGGACATGGCCCACTTCGCCGGCCTGGTGGCCGCGGGCCTGCACCCCTCCCCCGTCCCGCACGCCCACGTGGTGACCACCACCACCCACAAGACCCTGGGCGGCCCGCGCGGCGGCGTCATCCTCTCCACCCAGGAACTCGCCAAGAAGATCAACTCGGCGGTCTTCCCGGGTCAGCAGGGCGGCCCGCTGGAGCATGTCATCGCGGCCAAGGCGGTCTCCTTCAAGGTCGCGGCGTCCGAGGAGTTCAAGGAGCGCCAGCAGCGCACCCTGGACGGCGCCAGGATCCTCGCCGAGCGCCTGGTCCAGCCGGACGTCACCGAGGTCGGCGTCTCCGTCCTGTCCGGCGGCACGGACGTCCACCTCGTCCTGGTCGACCTGCGCAACAGCGAGCTGGACGGGCAGCAGGCCGAGGACCGCCTCCACGAGGTCGGCATCACGGTCAACCGCAACGCCATCCCGAACGACCCGCGGCCCCCGATGGTCACCTCGGGTCTGCGCATCGGCACCCCGGCCCTGGCCACCCGCGGCTTCACGGCCGAGGACTTCCGCGAGGTCGCCGACATCATCGCCGAGGCCCTCAAGCCGTCGTACGACACCGACGCCCTCAAGGCGCGCGTGACGGCCCTGGCCGAGAAGCACCCGCTGTACCCGTCGCTGTGA
- a CDS encoding phosphatase PAP2 family protein — translation MTPAGPHRPGRLLALAALTAALFAAVAVVVALRHGAPLAPELAAHHWARTHHGEPLRSLARALTSTGTGPVPYLMAVLAGLLAGSDAPGRLRAAAAAVGVLAVGQTLRYGLMELLARPRPPAVDWTGHASGYAFPSGHATTSALAAGLLAWGIARRARPATARTWYVVLALWAVGVGTTRVLLGVHWPGDVLGGWLLAATVLTLALLAEPAFLGPPDRRTPGAIHHSRATRHAPRHD, via the coding sequence GTGACCCCCGCGGGGCCGCACCGTCCGGGCCGCCTGCTCGCGCTGGCCGCCCTCACCGCGGCCCTGTTCGCCGCCGTGGCCGTCGTCGTCGCCCTGCGCCACGGCGCGCCCCTCGCCCCCGAGCTCGCCGCCCACCACTGGGCGAGGACGCACCACGGCGAACCGCTGCGCTCCCTCGCCCGCGCCCTCACGTCGACCGGCACCGGCCCCGTCCCCTACCTGATGGCGGTGCTCGCCGGTCTGCTGGCCGGATCCGATGCCCCCGGCCGACTGCGTGCGGCGGCCGCCGCGGTGGGCGTCCTGGCCGTGGGCCAGACGCTGCGCTACGGCCTGATGGAACTCCTCGCCCGCCCCCGCCCGCCCGCCGTCGACTGGACCGGGCACGCCTCCGGCTACGCCTTCCCCTCGGGCCACGCCACCACCTCCGCCCTCGCGGCCGGCCTCCTGGCCTGGGGTATCGCCCGTCGCGCCCGCCCGGCGACGGCCCGCACCTGGTACGTGGTGCTCGCCCTGTGGGCCGTCGGCGTCGGCACCACCCGCGTCCTGCTGGGCGTCCACTGGCCCGGCGACGTCCTCGGCGGCTGGCTCCTGGCCGCCACCGTGCTGACCCTCGCCCTGCTGGCGGAGCCCGCCTTCCTCGGGCCCCCGGACCGCCGGACCCCTGGTGCCATCCACCACTCGCGCGCCACACGTCACGCACCACGCCATGACTAG
- a CDS encoding L-serine ammonia-lyase, whose translation MAISVFDLFSIGIGPSSSHTVGPMRAARMFVGRLKKDGLLAQTTSVRAELFGSLGATGHGHGTPKAVLLGLEGHSPRTVDVETADDEVERIRTTGRLRLLGAEIGATHEIAFDESRELILHRRRSLPYHANGMTLFAYDADGAPLLEKTYYSVGGGFVVDEDAVGEDRIKLDDTVLTHPFRTGDELLRMSQETGLSISALMLENEKAWRTEAEIRAGLLEIWRVMQACVERGMSREGILPGGLKVRRRAANAARALRSEGNPAAHAMEWVTLYAMAVNEENAAGGRVVTAPTNGAAGIIPAVLHYYVNFVPGADEDGVVRFLLAAGAIGMLFKENASISGAEVGCQGEVGSACSMAAGGLAEVLGGSPEQVENAAEIGMEHNLGLTCDPVGGLVQIPCIERNGMASAKAVTAARMALRGDGRHHVSLDKVIKTMKETGADMSVKYKETARGGLAVNIIEC comes from the coding sequence ATGGCCATCTCCGTCTTCGACCTCTTCTCCATCGGCATCGGCCCCTCCAGCTCCCACACCGTCGGCCCGATGCGCGCCGCCCGGATGTTCGTCGGCCGGCTGAAGAAGGACGGTCTGCTCGCCCAGACGACCTCGGTGCGCGCCGAGCTCTTCGGCTCCCTCGGCGCCACCGGCCACGGCCACGGCACCCCCAAGGCCGTACTGCTCGGCCTGGAGGGCCACTCCCCCCGCACCGTCGACGTCGAGACCGCCGACGACGAGGTCGAGCGCATCCGCACCACCGGCCGGCTGCGGCTGCTGGGCGCCGAAATAGGCGCCACCCACGAGATCGCCTTCGACGAGAGCCGCGAGCTGATCCTGCACCGCCGCCGCTCCCTGCCGTACCACGCCAACGGCATGACCCTCTTCGCCTACGACGCCGACGGCGCCCCCCTCCTGGAGAAGACCTACTACTCCGTCGGCGGCGGCTTCGTCGTCGACGAGGACGCGGTGGGCGAGGACCGCATCAAGCTCGACGACACCGTCCTGACGCACCCCTTCCGCACCGGCGACGAGCTGCTGCGCATGTCCCAGGAGACCGGCCTGTCCATCTCCGCGCTGATGCTGGAGAACGAGAAGGCCTGGCGCACGGAGGCGGAGATCCGGGCCGGGCTGCTGGAGATCTGGCGGGTCATGCAGGCGTGCGTGGAGCGCGGGATGTCGCGCGAGGGCATCCTGCCGGGCGGGCTCAAGGTCCGCCGCCGGGCCGCCAACGCCGCCCGCGCCCTGCGCTCCGAGGGCAACCCGGCCGCCCACGCCATGGAATGGGTCACCCTCTACGCGATGGCCGTCAACGAGGAGAACGCGGCCGGCGGCCGGGTGGTGACCGCCCCCACCAACGGCGCGGCCGGCATCATCCCCGCCGTCCTGCACTACTACGTCAACTTCGTGCCCGGGGCCGACGAGGACGGTGTCGTCCGCTTCCTGCTGGCCGCCGGCGCCATCGGCATGCTCTTCAAGGAGAACGCCTCCATCTCCGGCGCCGAGGTCGGCTGCCAGGGCGAGGTCGGCTCGGCCTGCTCCATGGCCGCCGGCGGCCTGGCCGAGGTGCTCGGCGGCTCCCCCGAGCAGGTCGAGAACGCCGCCGAGATCGGCATGGAACACAACCTGGGCCTGACCTGCGACCCGGTCGGCGGCCTCGTCCAGATCCCCTGCATCGAACGCAACGGCATGGCCTCCGCCAAGGCCGTCACCGCCGCCCGCATGGCCCTGCGCGGCGACGGCCGCCACCACGTCTCCCTCGACAAGGTCATCAAGACCATGAAGGAGACCGGCGCCGACATGTCCGTCAAGTACAAGGAGACGGCGCGGGGCGGGCTCGCGGTGAACATCATCGAGTGCTGA
- a CDS encoding response regulator transcription factor has translation MTHLVLLAEDDRPIRTALERALTLEGYRVIAVADGIQALAAAHRERPDVILLDVMMPGIDGLQVCQVLRAEQDRTPVLMLTARVETADRIAGLDAGADDYVVKPFEVEEVFARLRALLRRTAPVVGDGGAEGDRGGEGAPDGAAEAGVVEAADLRIDGPSRRAWRGDRELELTRTEFELLELLARNAGIVLDHSTIYDRIWGYDFGPGSKNLAVYVGYLRRKVDVPGSRPLIHTVRGVGYVLRED, from the coding sequence GTGACCCATTTGGTACTGCTCGCCGAGGACGACCGCCCCATCCGCACCGCGCTGGAGCGGGCGCTGACCCTGGAGGGCTACCGCGTCATCGCCGTCGCCGACGGCATCCAGGCGCTGGCCGCCGCCCACCGCGAGCGGCCGGACGTGATCCTGCTGGACGTGATGATGCCCGGCATCGACGGCCTCCAGGTCTGCCAGGTGCTGCGCGCCGAGCAGGACCGCACCCCGGTCCTGATGCTCACCGCCCGCGTGGAGACCGCCGACCGCATCGCCGGTCTGGACGCCGGTGCGGACGACTACGTCGTCAAGCCCTTCGAGGTCGAGGAGGTCTTCGCCCGGTTGCGGGCGCTGCTGCGCCGCACCGCCCCGGTGGTCGGGGACGGCGGGGCGGAGGGCGACCGGGGCGGCGAGGGGGCGCCGGACGGGGCCGCCGAGGCCGGCGTCGTCGAAGCGGCGGACCTGCGGATCGACGGCCCCTCGCGGCGGGCCTGGCGCGGCGACCGCGAGCTGGAGCTGACTCGCACCGAGTTCGAACTGCTGGAACTCCTTGCCCGTAATGCCGGAATCGTCCTGGATCATTCCACGATCTACGACCGCATCTGGGGCTACGACTTCGGCCCCGGCTCCAAGAACCTCGCGGTCTACGTCGGCTATCTGCGCCGCAAGGTCGATGTGCCCGGCAGCCGCCCGCTGATCCACACCGTGCGGGGCGTCGGCTACGTCCTCAGGGAGGACTGA